A part of Kitasatospora acidiphila genomic DNA contains:
- a CDS encoding contact-dependent growth inhibition system immunity protein produces MTRLVNRDCSLEELERDRWSTRAAGETRLMATVRELRRKPIGDLTVEDMRLLIKQDVGLADLLPLAVEVLRVDPLAEGDMYEAICWPPCSPGVRRSGADPPNSGRRSA; encoded by the coding sequence GTGACTCGACTCGTGAACCGTGACTGCTCCCTTGAGGAGCTTGAGCGCGACCGCTGGTCGACCCGGGCGGCCGGCGAAACCCGGCTGATGGCGACCGTGCGCGAGCTTCGGCGCAAACCGATCGGCGACCTGACGGTCGAGGACATGCGACTGCTCATCAAGCAGGACGTGGGCCTTGCCGATCTCCTGCCGCTGGCGGTGGAGGTCCTTCGGGTCGACCCACTGGCGGAAGGCGACATGTACGAGGCGATCTGCTGGCCGCCGTGCTCACCAGGGGTGCGGAGGTCTGGAGCGGATCCCCCGAACTCGGGTCGGAGGTCCGCTTGA
- a CDS encoding dienelactone hydrolase family protein: protein MTEAKVAHEPVTYPGARHGITCADRPADHDPARAEDAWQRVHRVLAEHLWPAGAPAPRGRGRTPTHTGAGLERWTAGSLGLSDGHSLLPPADLVEDRFDGDDAERVHGLVRAPGVEEADHVAEEAFAVPMDARVLGDAVADVGEPVAHPERKLSTGGDDDRRGVLGEAGGVAIGSATDVVGTVGRSCRWGGHPQGCRGAAHPVPQIRPVGRPQSRVLTARSTGSGWMSPPAEAIGWAPGGTGR, encoded by the coding sequence CTGACCGAAGCGAAGGTGGCGCACGAGCCGGTCACCTACCCCGGCGCCCGCCACGGCATCACCTGCGCCGACCGGCCCGCCGACCACGACCCCGCCCGTGCCGAGGATGCCTGGCAGCGGGTGCACCGGGTGCTGGCCGAGCACCTGTGGCCCGCCGGCGCTCCAGCCCCGCGCGGGCGGGGACGTACACCGACCCACACCGGCGCGGGGCTGGAGCGCTGGACGGCCGGAAGCCTCGGGTTATCCGATGGGCATTCGCTGCTTCCGCCAGCGGACCTGGTGGAAGATCGGTTCGACGGCGACGACGCAGAACGCGTGCATGGGCTGGTCCGTGCCCCCGGGGTCGAAGAAGCCGACCATGTCGCCGAGGAAGCTTTCGCCGTGCCGATGGACGCGAGGGTCTTGGGCGACGCGGTCGCCGACGTCGGTGAGCCAGTCGCCCATCCAGAACGGAAGCTCAGCACGGGCGGTGATGACGATCGTCGCGGCGTGCTCGGCGAAGCGGGCGGGGTGGCGATCGGCTCGGCGACGGACGTCGTCGGGACGGTCGGGAGATCGTGCCGCTGGGGCGGTCACCCTCAAGGGTGCCGAGGCGCGGCGCATCCGGTGCCGCAGATCCGGCCAGTCGGAAGGCCGCAGTCCCGTGTCCTCACGGCCAGGAGCACAGGCAGCGGATGGATGTCGCCACCGGCGGAGGCCATCGGTTGGGCGCCCGGCGGGACCGGGAGGTGA